A stretch of DNA from Sugiyamaella lignohabitans strain CBS 10342 chromosome B, complete sequence:
CGTTGTAGGAAACGCTATCTCGCCATTCAATATCTCATCCAAGTCTGCCATACTGGTGTACTTGTTGTGGATCGGTGTTGGAGGAGCTGTTAACTCTGAAACCGTGTTTGGAGGATCTACCTCATATCTGGGTGAATTGGCTCTTTTGGAAATATCCAAAGGAGCTGTTTCTTTCAAAAAGCTATTACCCTCAAATGTCGGGTCCTCTTCTACCTCTCCTGGAGGCTCCTGAGTCGATGAATCCACGGCCATTATTTGACTAATTCCACGGAAGCATAGAAGTCGCGCTTAACTTCAACTGTGGCCTATTTATTCAGCTCATTATTATGGCGGCTCCTATTTTTTATGGACAATATTTGTTATGCTCGAGCTTAAtctgtctgcctccggcggctggggcgctgccccagaccccgttactcctgcttcgcaggagattgctgtGATATTGGCTCAAGTACGGCATAGCTGACACTGTCTGCCTTTCACTAGacaaaatcaagtcaaATCAATTAATCACTTCATGATCCTGGCACGAATATAGTTGTTCGAAGTGCGTATAGAATCAATATCAACTCCTTCCCCTGGTGTTTGTAGGTGATTGAGTGTGTTTGGAGGTGATTTGATCTGGAGGTGATTGAGGATGTTGCAGGTGAATGGGGATGTTTGTAGGTGATTGAGGGTGTTTGTAGGTGATCTGGGGATGTTTGTAGGTGATTGAGGGTGTTTGGAGGTGATTTGATCTGGAGGTGATTGAGGATGTTGCAGGTGAATGGGGATGTTTGTAGGTGATTGAGGGTGTTTGTAGGTGATCTGGGGATGTTTGTAGGTGATTGAGGGTGTTTGGAGGTGATTTGATCTGGAGGTGATTGAGGATGTTGCAGGTGATCTGGGGTATTTGCAGGTGAATGGGGATGTTTGGATATATATTAGAAGCTGATTTCTAGCAGCCTTGTCATCGCGAGTTTCCCAAGAATCTAGTTAAGTTAAAATGTGATTAAATTACAGCTACTGAGCAAGACACCAACTCATAAACTCAGCTTCATCGATTTTGTTTGTCAAGAGCCTAATAAACTCCACATGCACAGTTACACTATAAATGCATTTCTGCATGAACTGATGTTTAAACATTATTAAGACTGCATAAAATGCTTCTCTCTTAAATTATCGATAGGAAATGCTGAAAAGCTCACGAATACCACTGAAAGGTAGGACATTGGTCCCATGGGCAGTCCGGACGCGGCATTTCCATGCTTCTCGTAAAACACAATTCGAACTTATATCATTAGTCGAACCAGTCCATGATGCGTTTCAACACCTTCACACTTGGTCTGGCTTGGAATGGCACGCTCTGATCCCGCTGACTACGATCCTGCTACGAAGCACTTTTACTCTACCGATCAGCATTTTAAACCGATTAAGGACCCGAAAACAAGTGGAATTACAGCCTCTCTTATCTGGTATGGGACCCATTCTCAAGGCTCGGCTGGCGTCTTCAAAAGCTGCCCAACAGGGTTTATTGACTAGGGAACAGATTGAGGTCTTGActgtcaaagaaaagagaaaacaaCGGATAAAACTATTTAAAAAGTTCAAATGTCAGACTTGGAAAAATTTAACTTTACCTTTGGTACAAATCCCAATCTGGATAGAAATGTCGATGGTTATCAGATCAATGTGTGGATGGTCTGCTCTTAAAGGTATTCCAAGTGAACCGAGTTTTCTCTCTGATTCTTTTTGGTGGTACTCCGACTTAATAGTATCAGATCCATATTACGCTCTACCGCTAGCAATTGGTGCTGTCAGTATGGCTAATATTGAGTGGAATGTGCTCTCAAATCTTAGTCCAGCCGCCAGACGAGAACGAGAACTAAAGGAAGTTGCTCGTAGTAATCCCGATAGTGAAA
This window harbors:
- the COX18 gene encoding Cox18p (Protein required for membrane insertion of C-terminus of Cox2p; mitochondrial integral inner membrane protein; interacts genetically and physically with Mss2p and Pnt1p; similar to S. cerevisiae Oxa1, N. crassa Oxa2p, and E. coli YidC; GO_component: GO:0016021 - integral component of membrane [Evidence IEA,IEA]; GO_component: GO:0016021 - integral component of membrane [Evidence ISM] [PMID 12192589]; GO_component: GO:0031305 - integral component of mitochondrial inner membrane [Evidence IDA] [PMID 11950926]; GO_component: GO:0016020 - membrane [Evidence IEA]; GO_component: GO:0005743 - mitochondrial inner membrane [Evidence IEA,IEA]; GO_component: GO:0005739 - mitochondrion [Evidence IEA]; GO_function: GO:0032977 - membrane insertase activity [Evidence IMP,ISS] [PMID 11950926]; GO_function: GO:0032977 - membrane insertase activity [Evidence IPI] [PMID 17452441]; GO_function: GO:0032977 - membrane insertase activity [Evidence IGI] [PMID 17922846]; GO_process: GO:0051205 - protein insertion into membrane [Evidence IEA]; GO_process: GO:0032979 - protein insertion into mitochondrial membrane from inner side [Evidence IGI,IMP] [PMID 11950926]; GO_process: GO:0032979 - protein insertion into mitochondrial membrane from inner side [Evidence IPI] [PMID 17452441]; GO_process: GO:0032979 - protein insertion into mitochondrial membrane from inner side [Evidence IGI] [PMID 17922846]), producing the protein MLKSSRIPLKGRTLVPWAVRTRHFHASRKTQFELISLVEPVHDAFQHLHTWSGLEWHALIPLTTILLRSTFTLPISILNRLRTRKQVELQPLLSGMGPILKARLASSKAAQQGLLTREQIEVLTVKEKRKQRIKLFKKFKCQTWKNLTLPLVQIPIWIEMSMVIRSMCGWSALKGIPSEPSFLSDSFWWYSDLIVSDPYYALPLAIGAVSMANIEWNVLSNLSPAARRERELKEVARSNPDSEKELTMAGQSGVSGPSIPVILTNMARGGTIIFITIAMQAPTALCLYWFSSNAYSLVQNILLDKYLPITDSPQPLQISADTMKLDDPR